In a single window of the Helicobacter felis ATCC 49179 genome:
- the ppk1 gene encoding polyphosphate kinase 1, translating into MGLGRLFFNRELSWLQFNTRVLDQACDTRLPLLERLKFLAIYGTNLDEFYMIRVAGLKHLSEEGGLKVGAGQMSHDEQLKSIHHYLRTEQHVVQEQFLHLKEKLADAGLCLVDGVQELCQKHQNKLQDYFEDTLYPLVVPIVLDSARPFPFLSNLSFGLVLSLKRYKHAHKIYGIIKIPAVVKRFVEVEKGLFVPVEEVVREFAPLLFEKHDVLASMVFRVTCDADMEIIEDEGHDLAELVSKGLRTRNRGDVVRLEVSGSHEKLLEFVKHKMPGVDVYKSHILLNLGSLWELVNAKGYSALKAPTFHPKVLPPLSDLENHADMFDLLDKQDIFLFHPYESFDPIVQFIQDAAKNEQVLSIRMTLYRVGKESPLVKALTEAAPHKQVSVLVELKARFDEENNLHWARELEDAGAHVIYGLPKLKVHAKLALVVRKVGDQIKEYVHLSTGNYNIQSAKVYTDISLLTSNRQIAYDVLKLFHSLSTGVSGKTHLQTLFMAPRQIRDQMHNLIQAEMRFKERGRIILKANALVDPDIIQDLYEASRAGVKIDLIIRGICCLRPQVEGMSENIRVYSIVGKYLEHARIYYFAHDPAKLYFSSADMMTRNLDKRVELLIPAPSKTIQRKLFHILHTQLRDTAQSYALEPDGTYSKTPCEDVCFDAQAFFEQEVEKAHG; encoded by the coding sequence ATGGGTTTGGGGCGTTTATTTTTCAACCGAGAACTTTCATGGCTACAATTTAACACGCGGGTTTTAGATCAAGCTTGCGATACTAGGCTACCTCTTTTAGAGCGTCTGAAGTTCTTAGCAATTTATGGCACGAATTTAGACGAGTTTTACATGATTCGCGTGGCTGGACTTAAGCACTTGAGTGAGGAGGGTGGGCTTAAGGTGGGGGCTGGTCAAATGAGTCATGACGAACAGCTTAAGAGCATCCACCACTATTTGCGCACCGAGCAACACGTGGTGCAGGAGCAATTTTTGCACCTCAAGGAAAAACTAGCCGATGCGGGTTTGTGCTTAGTGGATGGGGTGCAGGAGCTTTGTCAAAAACATCAAAACAAATTGCAAGATTACTTTGAAGATACCCTTTACCCTTTAGTCGTGCCCATCGTGCTAGATTCAGCGCGCCCTTTTCCTTTTTTAAGTAATTTAAGCTTTGGGTTGGTGCTGAGTTTAAAACGCTACAAACATGCGCATAAAATCTACGGAATTATTAAAATCCCTGCGGTAGTCAAGCGTTTTGTAGAAGTGGAAAAAGGATTGTTTGTCCCTGTTGAGGAAGTGGTGCGCGAATTTGCCCCTCTGCTTTTTGAAAAACATGATGTGTTGGCTAGCATGGTTTTTAGAGTAACCTGCGATGCGGATATGGAGATTATCGAGGATGAGGGGCATGATTTAGCGGAGTTGGTTAGCAAGGGTTTGAGGACGCGTAATCGGGGCGATGTGGTGCGCTTGGAAGTGAGCGGGTCGCATGAAAAATTACTAGAATTTGTGAAACATAAAATGCCCGGGGTGGATGTCTATAAAAGCCATATTCTATTAAACTTGGGTTCTTTATGGGAATTAGTGAATGCCAAAGGGTATAGCGCGCTCAAAGCCCCCACTTTTCATCCTAAGGTGCTCCCCCCTTTAAGTGATTTGGAAAATCATGCGGATATGTTTGATCTGCTGGATAAACAAGATATTTTTCTCTTCCACCCTTATGAGAGCTTTGATCCCATTGTGCAATTTATCCAAGATGCAGCCAAGAACGAGCAAGTGCTCTCTATCCGCATGACTCTCTATCGTGTGGGTAAGGAATCTCCCCTTGTGAAGGCATTGACAGAAGCTGCTCCCCATAAACAAGTGAGCGTGCTTGTAGAACTCAAAGCGCGCTTTGATGAAGAAAATAATTTACATTGGGCTAGAGAGTTAGAGGATGCTGGTGCGCATGTCATTTATGGCTTACCTAAGTTGAAAGTGCATGCCAAACTCGCCCTTGTGGTGCGCAAAGTAGGGGATCAAATTAAAGAGTATGTGCATTTGAGCACGGGTAATTACAATATCCAATCAGCCAAAGTTTATACAGACATCAGTCTGCTTACCTCCAATAGACAGATTGCTTATGATGTCTTAAAGTTATTCCACTCTCTTAGCACAGGAGTGTCTGGCAAAACGCATCTACAAACTCTCTTTATGGCACCCAGACAGATTCGCGATCAAATGCACAATCTCATTCAAGCAGAAATGCGCTTTAAAGAAAGGGGGCGTATTATTCTAAAGGCTAACGCCTTAGTCGATCCGGACATTATTCAAGACCTCTACGAAGCGTCGCGTGCGGGAGTGAAGATCGATCTTATTATTCGGGGCATTTGTTGTTTGCGTCCTCAAGTAGAGGGCATGAGTGAAAATATCCGCGTTTATTCCATTGTGGGCAAATACTTAGAACACGCTCGTATTTACTACTTTGCCCACGACCCTGCTAAACTCTACTTTTCTAGTGCGGATATGATGACACGCAATTTAGACAAACGCGTAGAGTTGCTAATTCCTGCCCCCTCTAAGACAATCCAGCGTAAATTATTTCATATTTTGCATACCCAGCTTAGAGATACTGCCCAGTCTTATGCGCTAGAGCCCGATGGCACTTATAGCAAAACCCCATGCGAGGATGTCTGTTTTGATGCGCAGGCTTTTTTCGAACAGGAGGTGGAAAAAGCGCATGGCTAG
- the pyrD gene encoding dihydroorotate dehydrogenase (quinone) has protein sequence MARVYDVAKKLLFALEPESAHALAEQGLKFLSGCPWLARPYQHPMLENEILGMRMPNPICLAAGFDKDATMLAGLNQLGFGGVEVGTATPRPQYGNPKPRLFRFPEQESLQNAMGFNNKGITRLVQRLERVRPLNCLVGVNVGKNKDTPLEKALEDYQSVLTTSLGVGNYYVFNLSSPNTPNLRDLQNNAFVGELFSMARALTHKPLFLKVAPDLPSDALLKVCASALEHGAHGIIATNTTMEYSLLPGAKSVGGISGQVLKAKSREVFKHIAQAFFGKAILVSVGGIDSAQEAYTRIKMGAHFVQVFTGFIYQGPLICRQINQDIVKLLQRDSLASLKEAIGIGR, from the coding sequence ATGGCTAGAGTTTATGATGTGGCCAAAAAGCTTTTGTTTGCGTTGGAACCTGAGAGTGCGCACGCCTTAGCCGAGCAGGGCTTGAAGTTTTTAAGTGGATGTCCTTGGCTAGCGCGCCCCTACCAACATCCCATGCTAGAAAATGAGATTTTAGGTATGCGCATGCCCAATCCTATCTGTCTAGCGGCCGGGTTTGATAAAGACGCCACCATGCTAGCTGGGTTAAATCAGCTAGGTTTTGGAGGGGTTGAGGTGGGCACGGCCACCCCGCGCCCTCAATATGGCAACCCTAAGCCCCGTTTATTTAGATTTCCTGAACAAGAGAGCTTGCAAAATGCGATGGGATTTAATAACAAGGGTATCACACGCCTAGTGCAACGCTTAGAGCGTGTGCGTCCTTTAAATTGTCTTGTGGGAGTCAATGTGGGCAAAAATAAAGACACCCCCCTAGAAAAAGCCCTAGAAGATTATCAAAGCGTGCTAACAACAAGCCTAGGAGTGGGCAACTATTATGTTTTTAATCTTTCCTCGCCCAACACGCCCAATCTTAGAGACTTGCAAAATAACGCCTTTGTGGGCGAACTTTTTAGCATGGCGCGCGCGCTCACACACAAGCCACTTTTTTTAAAAGTCGCCCCCGATTTGCCCAGTGATGCGCTTTTAAAAGTCTGTGCTAGCGCGCTTGAACATGGCGCACATGGGATTATCGCGACCAATACCACAATGGAATATAGCCTTTTGCCCGGGGCTAAGAGTGTGGGGGGGATTAGTGGGCAAGTTTTAAAAGCTAAGAGCCGAGAAGTTTTTAAGCACATTGCACAGGCATTTTTTGGAAAGGCGATTTTGGTTTCTGTAGGGGGGATTGATAGCGCGCAAGAGGCATATACGCGGATTAAAATGGGCGCGCATTTTGTGCAGGTTTTCACGGGTTTTATTTATCAAGGCCCGCTGATCTGTAGACAAATCAATCAAGATATAGTAAAATTACTCCAAAGAGATTCTCTAGCCTCCTTAAAAGAGGCTATCGGGATTGGGCGGTGA
- a CDS encoding M16 family metallopeptidase yields the protein MLLWILRVSILILLGAFMADATEQKCPSCALLPKYYSTTLDNGLQVVAVPLANKSGVIEVDVLYKVGSRNEMMGKSGIAHMLEHMNFKSTKHLKEGEFDAIVKGFGGVSNASTSFDYTRYFIKASNTHLDKSLELFAEMMGSLQLKEEEFLPEREVVAEERLWRTDNSPLGYLYFRFFNTAFVYHPYHWTPIGFMEDIKNWKLKDIKDFHSLYYQPKNAIVLVVGDLDPKQVFEQAKKHFGPIKNNTASNIPGVYMQEPLQNGLRETTIHKQDLSLEWLAIGYKVPPFAHKDQVALNALAKLLTQGDSSLLKKDLVDQKRLASQVFAQNMELKDASVFLFIAGANQNVEALKIKQEILNILDQIKHGGITQQQLDKVKVNHRADFIASLEDSSDVAEIFAEYLTQGDIKDIAEYQAQFDALEVKDIVRVANEYFRDNVYSSVVLKP from the coding sequence ATGTTGTTGTGGATTTTGCGGGTTTCAATCTTAATTTTATTAGGAGCGTTCATGGCTGATGCAACAGAACAGAAATGCCCATCTTGTGCGCTTTTGCCTAAATACTACAGCACGACTTTAGACAATGGTTTACAGGTTGTCGCTGTGCCCTTGGCCAATAAAAGCGGGGTGATCGAGGTAGATGTGCTCTACAAAGTGGGTTCGCGCAATGAGATGATGGGTAAAAGTGGGATCGCCCACATGCTCGAACACATGAATTTTAAAAGCACTAAGCATTTAAAAGAGGGCGAATTTGATGCGATTGTAAAGGGTTTTGGAGGGGTGAGCAACGCTTCTACTAGCTTTGATTACACCCGTTATTTTATCAAGGCGAGCAACACGCATTTAGATAAATCCTTAGAGCTTTTTGCGGAAATGATGGGGTCTTTGCAACTTAAAGAAGAGGAATTTTTGCCCGAGAGAGAGGTTGTTGCCGAAGAGAGATTATGGCGCACAGATAACTCTCCTTTGGGCTATTTGTATTTCCGCTTTTTCAATACCGCTTTTGTGTACCACCCTTACCATTGGACTCCCATCGGTTTTATGGAAGACATCAAAAATTGGAAGCTCAAGGATATTAAAGATTTTCACTCCTTGTATTACCAACCTAAAAATGCTATCGTGCTTGTAGTGGGGGATTTAGACCCCAAACAAGTTTTTGAACAAGCCAAAAAGCATTTTGGCCCTATCAAAAACAACACGGCTAGCAACATCCCCGGGGTGTATATGCAAGAGCCTTTACAAAATGGCTTGAGAGAAACCACTATCCACAAACAAGACCTTTCTTTAGAGTGGTTGGCCATTGGCTATAAAGTCCCTCCTTTTGCCCACAAAGATCAAGTAGCCCTCAACGCTTTAGCCAAATTGCTCACTCAGGGCGATAGCAGTTTGCTTAAAAAAGATTTGGTTGATCAAAAGCGTTTGGCTTCTCAGGTATTTGCCCAAAATATGGAGCTCAAAGACGCGAGCGTGTTCTTGTTTATTGCAGGGGCTAACCAAAATGTAGAAGCTCTCAAAATCAAGCAAGAAATCTTAAACATCCTAGATCAAATCAAACATGGCGGAATCACCCAACAGCAACTAGATAAAGTTAAAGTAAATCACCGCGCAGATTTCATCGCCAGCTTGGAAGATTCCTCAGATGTGGCTGAAATCTTTGCCGAATATCTCACACAAGGAGATATTAAAGATATTGCAGAATACCAAGCCCAGTTTGACGCGTTGGAGGTTAAAGATATTGTCCGTGTCGCCAATGAATACTTCCGCGATAATGTCTATAGTAGTGTCGTGCTTAAGCCTTAA
- the dapA gene encoding 4-hydroxy-tetrahydrodipicolinate synthase, giving the protein MNALSALITPFKADLQVDELTYAKLIERQIKQGMDACVPVGTTGESATLTHQEHMRCIEIAIEVCKPKGVKVLAGVGSNATSESIMLATFAQKVGADGILCVSPYYNRPTQQGLFEHYKAIANSVEIPLILYDVPGRTGVQIATQTAARLFKEVKNVVGIKEASGMMQRLPDLDRFAEGILIYSGEDKLNHAIMACGGVGVISVTGNLLPNKISALVQSALKGDLATSRAIQTELYDINTALFCETNPIPIKATMHMAGLLPHLVYRLPLVAPSVENLHYLETILEKYEVLA; this is encoded by the coding sequence ATGAATGCTCTGAGTGCTTTAATCACCCCCTTTAAAGCGGATTTACAAGTCGATGAGCTGACCTACGCCAAACTCATCGAGCGTCAGATTAAACAGGGTATGGACGCGTGCGTGCCTGTGGGCACCACTGGCGAATCGGCAACTCTGACCCATCAAGAGCACATGCGTTGTATTGAAATCGCCATTGAGGTGTGTAAACCTAAAGGGGTCAAGGTTTTGGCCGGTGTGGGGAGCAACGCGACCAGCGAGTCGATCATGTTGGCTACTTTCGCCCAGAAAGTAGGCGCAGATGGGATTTTATGCGTGAGTCCTTACTACAACCGCCCCACTCAGCAAGGACTTTTTGAGCACTATAAAGCTATTGCTAACTCTGTAGAAATTCCTTTAATTCTTTATGATGTGCCCGGGCGCACAGGGGTGCAAATTGCCACACAAACCGCAGCTAGACTTTTTAAAGAGGTCAAAAATGTCGTGGGGATCAAAGAGGCCTCCGGGATGATGCAAAGATTGCCCGATTTGGATCGCTTTGCTGAAGGGATTTTAATCTACAGCGGTGAGGATAAACTCAACCATGCCATTATGGCTTGTGGGGGTGTGGGGGTGATTTCTGTAACGGGGAATTTACTCCCTAATAAAATTTCTGCATTGGTGCAAAGCGCGCTCAAAGGGGATTTAGCCACTTCGCGCGCGATCCAAACAGAGCTTTATGACATCAATACAGCTCTCTTCTGTGAAACTAACCCCATTCCTATCAAAGCAACAATGCACATGGCAGGCTTGCTTCCTCATCTAGTTTACCGACTTCCCCTAGTGGCTCCTAGCGTAGAAAATTTACATTATTTAGAAACCATCTTAGAGAAATACGAGGTATTGGCATGA
- a CDS encoding enoyl-ACP reductase yields MNVSEQTMRGKTLVVSGATRGIGKAIAYRFAQNGVNVAFTYNKNEEEATKIATDLEATYKVKAKPYRLDILEPEQYIDLFKQIDTDFDRVDCFVSNAIIYGRSVVGGFAPFMRLKPKGLNNIYTATVLAFVVGAQEAAKRMKLVGGGAIVSLSSTGNLVYMPNYAGHGNSKNAVETMVKYAATDLGEFGIRVNAVSGGPIDTDALKAFPDYAEIKQKVEEQSPLKRMGHPTDLAGAVYFLCDPTQSAWLTGQTIVVDGGTTFK; encoded by the coding sequence ATGAATGTATCAGAGCAAACCATGCGGGGTAAAACCTTAGTGGTGAGTGGAGCGACACGCGGAATTGGTAAGGCAATTGCTTATAGATTTGCCCAAAATGGAGTCAATGTAGCGTTCACTTACAATAAAAACGAGGAAGAGGCCACCAAAATCGCCACCGATCTTGAAGCGACTTATAAGGTAAAAGCCAAGCCCTACCGCTTAGATATTTTAGAACCTGAACAATATATTGATCTGTTTAAGCAAATTGATACAGATTTTGATCGCGTGGATTGCTTTGTTTCTAATGCGATCATCTATGGGCGCTCTGTGGTAGGGGGGTTTGCTCCCTTTATGCGTCTCAAGCCTAAGGGTCTAAACAATATCTACACCGCCACCGTGCTAGCCTTTGTCGTGGGAGCACAAGAGGCCGCCAAACGCATGAAGCTTGTAGGCGGGGGAGCGATCGTTTCTTTGAGCTCTACAGGCAACCTAGTCTATATGCCCAATTATGCCGGACATGGTAATTCCAAAAATGCAGTGGAAACCATGGTTAAATACGCCGCTACAGACTTGGGCGAGTTTGGAATCCGCGTGAATGCGGTAAGTGGAGGGCCTATTGATACGGATGCGCTCAAAGCCTTCCCAGACTATGCAGAAATTAAGCAAAAAGTAGAAGAACAATCTCCCTTAAAGCGCATGGGGCATCCTACAGATTTAGCCGGTGCAGTGTATTTTTTATGCGACCCGACTCAGAGCGCGTGGCTAACTGGACAAACAATCGTTGTAGATGGTGGCACAACCTTTAAATAA
- the pgsA gene encoding CDP-diacylglycerol--glycerol-3-phosphate 3-phosphatidyltransferase, with translation MLAKFARNIPNILTILRIFLAIFLLFFILHGESVFKLSTLYANYIESSIFLGAALTDFLDGYIARNYHLKTLFGEIFDPLADKILILAAFLGLLYLDRINPWVPFVILGREFFIAGLRISVSNMGKSIAVSRLGKYKTFLQIIAISSLLADLHLGSVVVGYYLVALALFATLYSGMDYVIKYYRLVRTLEV, from the coding sequence ATGCTAGCCAAATTTGCCCGCAATATCCCCAATATTCTAACCATCCTACGCATTTTCCTAGCGATTTTTTTGCTCTTTTTTATTTTGCATGGGGAATCGGTATTCAAGCTATCCACACTTTATGCCAACTACATCGAATCGTCGATCTTCTTGGGTGCCGCGCTCACGGATTTTTTAGACGGCTATATCGCTAGAAATTACCACCTCAAAACCTTGTTTGGAGAAATCTTTGACCCCCTCGCCGATAAAATCCTCATCTTGGCTGCCTTTTTAGGTTTGCTCTACTTAGATCGCATCAATCCGTGGGTTCCCTTTGTAATCTTAGGGCGAGAGTTTTTCATCGCAGGTTTGAGAATCTCCGTCTCCAACATGGGTAAAAGCATTGCAGTGAGTCGTTTGGGCAAATATAAAACTTTCTTACAAATTATTGCCATCAGCTCTCTTTTGGCGGACCTGCACTTGGGCAGTGTGGTCGTGGGGTATTATTTAGTTGCCCTTGCCCTCTTTGCTACCCTCTATTCGGGTATGGATTATGTGATCAAATACTACCGCCTTGTGCGGACTTTGGAAGTTTAG